Sequence from the Mycobacterium florentinum genome:
CGCCAAATGGAGTCCGCCGGGTGCCCACGTCGGTGTGCGGATGCGCCAGCTCGACCCGTCGCACGCCGAGCTGATCGTCTCCGACTTCGGCCCGGGGATCCCGCCCCACGAGCGACGCCTGGTGTTCGAGCGGTTCTACCGGTCGACGACGGCGCGGGCCTTGCCCGGTTCGGGGCTGGGGTTGGCCATCGTCAAGCAGGTGGTGCTCAACCACGGTGGACTGCTGCGCGTCGAAGACACCGTTTCGGGAGGACATCCTCCGGGAACATCGATTTACGTGCTGCTGCCCGGCCGGCCACTGCCGGTTTCGACGTATCCGACGGCCGGGACCGAGACGGGGGCCGACGCCACCGGCCAGGCAACGACGGACCCCGCCGTTCCGGTGGGTGCCGATCCGGCGAACTCTCGGGAAGCGGCGAACGTTATCTCAGTGGACTCTCAGTCCGCACGCGCAAGGTAGATGCAGATAGTGTTGACAATCGAGCCAAGTCGAGCTCGATAGCACCCCCATTTAGAGGAAGAGCGACTTAGCGACATGACGAATGACCCGAGGTATTCGCCACCGCCGCAGCAGCCGGGATACCGCAGCGCGCCTAACCAGCCCGCGGCTCCCGCGTATGCCCCAGGGCCTCAGCAACCGTACAACCAGCCTTACGACTGGCGGTACCAACAAGGGCAGCCGTCACAGCCGTCACAGACCTCGCCATACCGTCGGCCCTACGAGCCGTTCGGCGACACCGGGGCGGGTGCGATCCCCGGCGGCACCGGCCCGGGCCGGATCCCCGGCGGTACTGGCCCGGGTCCGATCCCGGGCGGAACTGGCGCGGGCCCGATTCCCGGCGGGACCGGAACCCATCGGATCCCCGGCATGCTGCCCCCGATGGGGCCCCCGCGGCCGGAGAAGCGATCCCGCGCGGGCCTGCTGGTAGCGGGCGCGCTGGCGATCGCGGTGGTGTCGGCCGGTATTGGCGGTGCCGCGGCAACGGTCGTCGAACTCGGTACACACTCCACGACCGCCAGCGGCGGCAGCGGACCCTCGGGGGCCACACCCGGTGTCCCGGCGGCCAATATGCCGCCCGGCACCGTCGAACAGGTCGCCGCAAAGGTGGTGCCCAGCGTCGTGATGCTGGAGACCGACCTCGGTCGCGCGTCCGAAGAGGGCTCCGGGGTGATCCTGTCGTCCGACGGGCTGATTCTGACCAACAACCACGTCATCGCCGCGGCCGCCTCCCCTCCGAAGGGACCGGGCGGGCCGGCCTCGCCGACACCCGGCAGCCCGCCGCCCGGCAGCCCGCCGCCCGCGCCGGGCGGTCCGGCACCGAAGACGACGGTGACCTTCTCCGACGGCCGCACCGCGCCCTTCACGGTGGTGGGTGCCGATCCGACCAGTGACATCGCCGTCATCCGCGTGCAAGGCGTGTCCGGACTGACCCCCATCGCGATGGGCTCCTCGTCGGATGTCCGGGTCGGCCAGCCGGTGATGGCGATTGGTTCCCCGCTGGGGTTGTCCGGCACGGTGACCACCGGGATCATCAGCGCCCTGAACCGGCCGGTGTCGACGACAGGTGAGTCCGGTAACCAGAACACGGTGCTGGACGCGATTCAGACCGATGCCGCGATCAACCCGGGTAACTCCGGCGGCGCGCTGGTCAACCTGCAGGGACAGCTCGTCGGCATCAACTCCGCGATCGCCACCCTGGGTTCGGATTCGCCTGACGCGCAAAGCGGTTCGATCGGGCTCGGCTTCGCGATCCCGGTCGACCAGGCCAAGCGCATCGCCGACGAGTTGATCAGCACGGGCAAGGCGACGCATGCGTCGCTGGGCGTGCAGGTCACCAGTGACAAGAGCACACCGGGCGCCAAGGTCGTCGACGTCGTGGCCGGCGGTGCCGCCTCGAACGCGGGAGTGCCAAAGAACGTGGTCGTCACCAAGGTCGACGACCGTCCGATCAGCAGCGCCGACGCGCTGGTCGCCGCGGTGCGGTCCAAGGCGCCGGGCGACAAGGTATCGCTGACCTTCCAGGATCCCGGCGGTGGCAGCCGGACTGTGCAGGTCACCCTGGGCAAGGCGGATCAGTGATGAGAGTCGATGAGCCGATGTCCGAGCTCGGATATACGGTTGCACCCATGGAAACGGGTGCGGAATTGGTAGTCGGCCGGGCTCTGGTAGTGGTGGTCGACGATCGCACCGCCCACGGGGACGAAGAAGATCACAGCGGGCCGCTGGTCACCGAGCTGCTGACCGAGGCGGGATTCGTCGTCGACGGTGTGGTGGCGGTGGCGGCCGACGAGGTCGAGATCCGCAACGCGTTGAACACGGCGGTGATCGGCGGGGTGGATCTGGTGGTTTCGGTCGGCGGGACCGGAGTGACCCCGCGCGATGTCACCCCCGAGGCCACCGTCGAGATTCTGGACCGGGAAATCCTCGGCATCGCCGAGGCGGTCCGCGCGTCCGGGCTGTCCGCGGGAATCATCGATGCCGGGTTGTCACGGGGTCTGGCCGGTGTGTCCGGAAGCACGTTGGTGGTCAACCTCGCCGGTTCCCGTTACGCGGTGCGCGACGGGATGGCGACGCTGAACCCGCTCGCCGCGCAGATCATCGGGCAGTTATCGAGCCTCGAGATCTGAAGTCGCTCGGCCACGTTCGCGCCCCGCGTTAGCCGCGGGAACTCAGTGCGACTCGACGTCCGCGCGCGGCCCGAAGTCGGGCGGCGGCGTGGTGTCCGTCCCGCCGTGTCTGCCGGACGAGGAGTCGCCGTTGGTCTGCGCGAGCAGGTCGCGGATCTCGGTCAGCAAGACGATCTGGGCGTCGTCGGCCTGCTCTACTTCGCCGCGCTTGCGGAAAGTGTTGTAGGGCAGCACGACCAGGAAGTACACCACCGCGGCGACCAGGAAGAAGTTGATCCCGGCGGACAGCAGGACGTTCAGGTCGATGGTCTGGCCGCCACCGATGCTGATCTTCAGAATGCCGACGTCCGACTTCTGGTTGACGCCGATCCGGTTGATCAGCGGCGTGATGATGCTGTCGGTGAATTTGGTGACCAGCGCGGTGAACGCGGTACCGATGACCACCGCGATCGATAGGTCGACGATGTTGCCCCGCGCGAGAAACTCCTTGAACCCCTTGAGCATTCCGACGTCCTTTCTGGGCTGGACACAGTTTGCCGCGGGTGCTGTGGCGAGCGGCAGTCAGGTACTCAGTGCAGGGTGAGGGTCACTGCCTGGCCTAACACCGAGCCTGCCACCGTGTTCGCCACGCGAGCCGGCAGCGCAACTAACACTACGCGGTCGTCGTCGGCGGCCCGGACTTTCTGCTTGGGCGATACGAGCACGACGACGGCATCGGTGGCCACCACCTTGCTGATCGCCTGGGTGCCGGGCTGCGATTCGGTGGGCGGCGCGGCCAGCACGTCGACGACGTCGCCGGCGCGAACCAGATCGATCAGCGCGCCGTCCGTCAGATGCAGCGGCACGATGCGCGCCCCCGGGCCCGCGGTCAACTCGGCCAGCCTGCTGCCGAGCAAGCGGACATCGGTGAGCACCTCGCCCCGGCGCGCCGGACCGGCCAGCATCGAACCGACCACGGCGCCCGGGTCCGCTTGCGAGCCATCGGGAAGTGTTGTCGCCAAACGCTTTTCGACTCGAACGTCGTCGGGCGTCAACGCTGCACCGGGAGTCAGGTCACGCGTGGCCACCACTACGTCGACGCGGTCGCCGTCCGGATTCGAGTGCACCGCCGCGACGCCGGCCAACACGACGAGTCCACCCGCGACCACTCGGCGGGCCAGTACGGTTCGGGTCCAATCGGGGCGCAGCGACGCCGATATCCGCTGTAGCAGTGCCGGATTCAGCGATGGTTCTCCCACGCCGCAACGGTAGGCGTAACGCGCCGCCGAAACTTCCCGTCCGAGACGGGTGCTGTGGATAACCGGCTAGCTGGAAGCGGCCGCGGTCGTTGAGGCCGAACTCGTCGACTTCTCACTGGACGTCGACTTCTCGCTCGAGCCGGACTTCTCGCCGGACCCGGAGCTCTCGCTGGAGCCGTTGGTCGAGGAGCCGTTGCTCGCGGAGCCGTTGGTCGAACTCGACGTTTTCTTGCCGGACTCGCGGCTGTCGGTGCGGTAGAAGCCGCTGCCCTTGAACACGACGCCCACGGAGTTGAACAGTTTGCGGAGCCGACCCGAGCACTTCTCGCAGGTGGTCAGCGTGTCATCGGTGAAGGCCTGCACAACGTCGAACCGGTTGTCGCACTCGGTGCAAGCGTAGCTGTAGGTCGGCACTCCAAAACCTCCGTTAGATAAGCTTGTTAGCACTCTACAGTGCCTGAGTGCTAAAACAGCCATGAAATCCGTCTCATTCCCGGGCCCGATCGGCCGCGCGCAGCGTCACAACCCCGCGTTCCGGGGTGATCACATGGGTCATCGGCACGTCGTGCGGATCGGCCGGTAACTCGTCGACGAACTCCTCGTCGCGCACCACCGCGACCAGGCGTGCCTGCGGGTTTCTGGCGGCCAGCGAGCGGTCGTAGTAGCCCCGGCCCCGCCCCAGCCGCGCGCCCCGACGGTCGACGGCCAGGGCGGGCACCACCACCATTTCGGCCTCGGCCAGCGCCGACTCGGATAGCCACGGCTCGGGCGGCTCGAGCAGGCCCCAGCGGCCGCGGACGAGTTCGCCCGGCCGGTACTCGGCCCAGCGCAGCGGCATCGGGGCGCCGTCGGCGGTGGTGCGCGCAACGGGCAACAGCACCCGCCGCGAGTGCCGCAGCAACATGTCCAGCATCGCGACCGAGCCCGGCTCGGTGCCCACCGGAACGTAGGCGCAGACGGTGCTGCCGCTGCTCACCGCGAGCGCCAGCTGTTCGGTGAGCTTTCGCGCCTCACCGGCGCGAACGTCGTCGGCAACCAGACTTCGCGCGGCCAGCAGTTGCTCGCGCAACGCGGCCTTGGTCGAAGTCGTCATGCATCAACGATGACAGCACGGTTAATCGGCCTGCCACGCAGCGGCGGCAACCCCCCTGAGCGCTATGGTGTGTGAACGATGTCACGGCCAGATGAAGTCCCGATCCCGCACACGGCGATCGTCCCCGCAGCCGGTCTGGGCACCCGTTTCCTGCCGGCCACCAAGACGGTGCCGAAAGAGTTGCTGCCCGTCGTCGACACGCCCGGTATCGAGCTGGTGGCAGAGGAAGCGGCTGCGGCCGGTGCCGCGCGGCTGGTCATCATCACCTCCGAGGGCAAGGACGGCGTCGTCGCCCACTTCGTCGAGGACCTGGTGCTGGAGGGCACGCTCGAGGCCCGCGGCAAGAAGGCGATGCTGGCCAAAGTGCGTCGCGCCCCGGCCCTGATCAAGGTCGAGTCGGTGGTGCAGCTCGAGCCGCTCGGGCTGGGACACGCCATCGGCTGCGTGGAGCCCGTGCTGGCGCCCGACGAGGACGCCGTCATGGTGCTGCTGCCCGACGACTTGGTGCTACCCGGCGGTGTGCTGGAGACGATGTCCAAGGTGCGCGCCCAGTACGGCGGCTCGGTGTTGTGCGCCATCGAGGTCACGCCCGAGGAGATCAGTGCCTACGGTGTTTTCGACGTCGAGGCCATCCCCGGCGCCGGCAATTCCGACGTGCTCAAGGTCAAAGGCATGGTGGAAAAGCCCAAGGCCAAGGACGCCCCGTCGCTGTATGCGGCGGCCGGCCGGTACGTGCTCGACCGCGCCATCTTCGATGCCCTGCGCCGCATCGACCACGGGGCCGGCGGCGAACTCCAGCTCACCGATGCGATCGAGCTGCTGATCAAAGAGGGCCACCCCGTTCATGTCGTCGTGCATCGCGGATCTCGACACGACTTGGGAAATCCCGGCGGCTACCTCAAGGCTGCGGTTGACTTTGCATTGGATCGTGACGACTACGGCCCGGAGTTGCGGCGGTGGTTGGTGGCGCGATTGGGCCTGAACGAGCAGTAGTCGGCCGCCACGCCGGGCCCGGTTAATGACCGGGCGATCGGGCTCGGTCCTTCACAGGGCCCGATACGGCGCCCGTCAGGGGTGACGGCAGAGAGGCGCGGCGAGTGCGTTCGGTTGAGGAGCAGCAGGCCCGGATAACGGCGGCCGCGGTAGCCCCGCGCCCGATACGTGTCGCGATCGCCGAGGCACAAGGGTTGTTGTGCGCCGAAGAAGTAGTGACCGAGCGGCCGCTGCCCGGCTTCGATCAGGCCGCGATCGACGGCTATGCCGTGCGCAGCGTCGACGTGCTGGGCATCGGCGAAGTGGGTGCCGACCTTTCCCTCGACGAAACCGGCGAGCCGATGGCCGACGTGGACAGTCCCGGCGGGCTGGTACTGCCGGTGATGGGGACCGTCGAGGCCGGTGCGCGCACGCCGAGCCGGTTGCAGCCGCGGCAGGCCGTGCGGGTGCAGACCGGGGCGCCGCTGCCCACGCTGGCCGATGCCGTGCTGCCGTTGCGCTGGACCGACGGCGGCACGTCGAAGGTGCGGATTCTGCGCGGGGCGCCATCGGGTGCCTACGTGCGCCGCGCCGGCGACGACGTCCAGCCCGGCGATGTCGCGGTGCGCGCCGGGACGATCATCGGCGCGGCTCAGGTGGGCCTGCTCGCGGCGGTCGGCCGGGAGCGGGTGCTGGTGCATCCGCGTCCCCGGGTGTCGGTCATGGCGGTGGGCGGCGAGCTGGTCGACATCTCGCGGACTCCGAGCAACGGTCAGGTCTACGACGTCAATTCCTACGCGTTGGCGGCCGCGGCCCGGGATGCCGGCGCGGAGGTCAATCGGGTCGGCATCGTGCCCAACAACCCGCAGGAGCTCGGCGAAATCGTCCAGGGCCAGATCAATCGCGCCGAGGTCGTGGTGATCGCCGGCGGGGTGGGCGGCGCGGCCGCCGAGGCGGTGCGGGTGGTGCTGTCCGAGCTCGGCGAGATGGAGGTCGTGCGGGTCGCCATGCACCCCGGCTCGGTGCAGGGCTTCGGTCAGTTGGGCCGCGACGGCGTGCCGGTATTCCTGCTGCCGGCCAATCCGGTCAGCGCGTTGGTGGTCTTCGAGGTGATGGTTCGCCCGCTGATCCGGCTGTCGTTGGGCAAGCGCCAGCCGATGCGCCGGGTGGTGCAGGCCCGGACGTTGTCGCCGATCACGTCGGTGGCCGGACGCAAGGGCTACCTGCGCGGGCAGCTGATGCGCGACCAGGACAGCGGTGAGTATTTGGTGCAGGCGCTGGGCGGAGCCCCGGGTTCGTCGCATTTGCTCGCGACGTTGGCTGAGGCAAACTGTCTAGTTGTGGTTCCCAGTGGGGCCGAGCAGATTCGCACCGGTGAGATCGTCGACGTCGCGTTCCTGGCCCAGCGCGGCTGACTCAACTGCGCACGCTCGTGAACCTCTTGCGCTCTGACGCCCGTCATCCCGGGTGGCCCTCGTCCGTCGGGCCGCTACGAGTCGCAGCCGGCGTCGTGCGGCTGCGGGCGGTGCGGATGCGCGACGGCGCCCAATGGAGCCGCCACCGGTTGGCCGATCGGGCGCATCTCGAGCCGTGGGAGCCCACGTCCGATGGCGATTGGGCGCTGCGGCACACCGTCGCGGCCTGGCCGGCCTTGTGTTCTGGCCTGCGCGCCGAGGCGCGCAATGGCCGCATGCTGCCGTACGTGATCGAGCTCGACGGGCAGTTCTGCGGGCAGCTGACCATCGGCAACGTCACCCACGGCGCCTTGCGGTCGGCGTGGATCGGCTACTGGGTGCCGAGCTCGGCGACCGGCGGCGGGGTGGCCACCGGCGCGCTGGCACTGGGCCTGGACCACTGCTTCGGGCCCGTCATGTTGCATCGGGTGGAGGCCACCGTGCGCCCGGAGAACGTCGCGAGTCGGGCCGTGCTGGCCAAGGTCGGCTTCCGCGAAGAGGGCCTGCTGCGGCGCTACCTCGAGGTCGACCGGGCCTGGCGCGATCATCTCCTGATGGCCATCACGGCCGAGGAGGTCTACGGGTCGGTCGCATCGACGCTGGTCCGCGCCGGACACGCGCGCTGGGCCTAACGGTCTTTGGGGTTGCTGCCGGGGCGGTAGTGCCTGCCGCGATGGCTTGCGAGACGACGATTTCGACGCGTTCCCGACCCGCCGCTGTAGAGAAATCGCAATAAAACTGTGGCTAGCGTGACATATGTGGCGTGTGATGCTTGATTGAGGCAAATTACAGGTGTGTAATTGCGCTGGTCACAGGTCCCGGCCACGCAGGTCAACGATCGGCCTCGCGGGGGATCCGACCAGAAGGAGCAGTTCATCATGCCAAGCATCCCGCAGTCGTTGTTGTGGATCTCGCTCGTGGTGCTCTGGCTGTTCGTGCTGGTACCGATGCTGGTCAGCAAGCGCGACGCCGTGCGACGGACCAGCGACGTGGCGCTGGCCACCCGGGTGCTCAACGGTGGTGCGGGTTCCCGCCTGCTTCGGCGCAACGGTCCGGCGGCGGGTCACCGCAGCGATCCGGACTGGCAGCCCGAAGACGCGGGCGACGACGAGCTCGCCGAGACCGACGATGAGCACGACGCCGAGACCGAGGAGCTGAGCCCCGCCGGTGCGGTCGTGATGCGGATGCCGGCCGCCGAGCCGGCCGAGCCCGACTACCTGGACGTCGACGTCATCGAAGACTCGGGCGCCCTGCCGGCCGGAGTCAGCGCCGCGGCCGTCGAACCCGAACTCGCCCCGGTGGCCGAAGACGAGCACGACGACGAGGCCGAGCACGATCACCTCGACGACGAGTACGAATACGTCGAGGACTCGTCCGGTTTAGAGCCCGAGGCAGACGACGAGGACCCGGGCGTCCGCGAGCGCGTGGTCCCGGCGAGCGCGCAGCGCCGGCGCCGTTTCGACACCAAGACCGCGGCCGCCGTCACCGCGCGCAAGTACGCCTTCCGCAGGAAGGTGCTGATGGTGATGGCGGTCGTGCTGGTCGGCTCCGCGACGGCCGCGTTCGAGATCACCCGGACCGCCTGGTGGGTGTGCGGAGTGGCCACCGCGATCACCCTGCTCTACCTGGGCTATCTGCGCCGGCAGACCAAGATCGAGGAGAAAATCCGTCGCCGCCGCACACAGCGGATGACCCGCGCCCGCTTCGGGGTCGAGAACACCCGCGACCGTGACTACGACGTGGTCCCGTCGCGGCTGCGTCGCCCCGGTGCGGTGGTGCTGGAGATCGACGACGAGGACCCGATCTTCGAGCACCTGGACTACGCGATGCCGCAGCAGAACTTCGGCTGGCCCCGGGACCTGCCGCGCGCCGTGGGCCAGTAGGCCTGTTGGCTCTGGCACTTTCCCAGAACTGGTAGCCTGCTAGCGGTCAGGGGCTATAGCGCAGTTGGTAGCGCGTCTCGTTCGCATCGAGAAGGTCAGGGGTTCGATTCCCCTTAGCTCCACAACGTTTGAACTGGTCAGAGGGCTTTCTTTGATCACGCCCCGGTGTTGCCGAACCCGACGTGGCCGCGGATCAGTGGCAGAGTCGCCGCGGTGGCGAAACCCGCGGGGGCCTCGCAGATCGCCCGCACGGCGTTGAGCACCTGCATGCCGGTGGCCACGCTTGCCGAGCGGACGTGTTCTTCCATGCTCGCCGCGCGGGTGAAGCTGGCCAGGCAGAAGAAATGTGTCCGCATCGACGGGTCGCCCTCGATCGTCAGCGTCCAACCGTCCTGGGGTTTGGGCCAATGGCCCGGGTACTCGCCGCCCACGGTCCACAGCGTCTCGATCTCGACGAGCACCTCGCCGTCGCGCCGCCCCGACCACTTCCATCGTTGCCCCGCAGTGGTTCCCGCGAGCAACAGATGGTCGAAGATCTGGTGATCCTCTCGGGCGGGCACCGCCTCCACGGTCGAGGTGACCTCATCGATGCCGGCATTCAGCGCGTCCGCGAGAAGCCACACCTGTTCGGTGAAGATCCCGCTGTTGAAGGCCAGGAACTCACTGGCCTCGGTGCTGATCTCCTCGACGGGTCGCCCAAAGCGCATGTTGTCGAACGTGATCGACGTGCTTTCGTAGACCGACCAGTCGGCCCGCTCCTGCAGCGTGATCTTGTCGATGGTGCGGGACATGCCCGACAGGGCCAGCGGCAGGGCGCCGGAGAGGTTCCCGGGGTTCAACCCGTTGCCATGGATCGTGGTTCCGCCGGCCCGGCAGGCCTCGAGCACCCGGTCGCGGTCGGCCGGTGCGATGCGGCGCGGATGGAACAGAAACGCCGTCGTCGCAACGTTTTTCCCGCTGGCGAGCAGCGTGCACACCTCGTCGAGGTTGGTGTTGCGCGGGGTGTAGAGCACGCAATCCGCATCCAGCCCAACGATCTTGTCGACATCGGTCGTCGCGGCGACACCGATCGGGTCGCGGCCCACCAGCGTGCCGACGTCGACTCCGTTCTTCGAGTCGGAATACACTCGGGCGCCGACGATCTCGATATCGGGCCGGTGATCGATGATGGTGGTGACCATCTCGGCACCCACCGTGCCGGTGCCCCAAGGGATGACGCGGAGCCGCGTTAGATCACTGAATGTCGTCACTGCTTCCTCCTGACACCGGCGGCTGAGGCGGCCTTCATTGTGACCGACCGATGGCCGCGACCCGCAACTAGGTGTCGAAGGCGATAGGGAGAGTCGAGGGCCCGCTCAGCCCGACAAACGGCTTCCACGGCGACGGCCCATTTTTGCGAGGATTCGCGATTCGACGAGTGACGGTTCGCAGCGCCTCGGCGATTTCCAGCCGGGCCAGGTTCGCACCGACGCAATAGTGCACGCCCGCACCGAAGTTGAGCACCGGCGGCAATCCCTCGCGGGTGATGTCGAACCGATCGGGATCGTCGTAGATCGCCGGATCACGGTTGGCCGCAGCGGTATTCGAGAAAATCATGGTGCCCTCCGGAAAGAGGACACCGGCGAGTTCGACGTCCTGGGCCGCGACACGTACCAAGGAATTGGCGATCGGGGAGTGGCGCATGGTCTCGTCGACGGCGGTCATCGCCAGCTCGGGTCTGTCTCGCAAGAGCTCCCACTGGTCGGGGTGATCGCAGAGGACGCCGATGGACGCGGCAACCTGGTTGCGCGTGGTGTCGGTGCCCGCGAGCAACAGGGCGGCCGCGAGCATCCGCAGCTCGTCGTGATTGAGCCGGTCCCCGTCGTGCTCGGCCCGGATGAGGTCGGAGAGCAGGTCGTCGGTCAGGGTGTGGCGGCGCCGGGCGATCATGTCGTCGACGTAATCGTCGAGTTCACCCCAGGCGCGCATCACGTCGGGTACGTCAGCGGCGGTGAAGGTGAAGTTGAATGCCTTGAAGATGTCGTCCGCCCACAGTGAAAACTGTTGCCAGTCCTCGCGGGGCGCCCCGAGCAACGCACAGATGACGGGCACGGGGTACGGCCGCGCGATGTCGCTGACAACGTCGCAATGACCCCGGCGGCTGATCGGTTCGGCGATTTCGTCGATGACCTCGACGATGGTGGCGTGCAGTCGCTCGACCGCGCGCGGGGTGAACGCCTTGGCCACGACGCCGCGGACCCGCTGGTGTTTGGCGCCCTCCATGCCCAGCAACGAGTTGACGACTTTGTCCCAGAGGGGACCGGAGGTGATGCCTTGGACGGCGAGAATATACCCGGGCGGGATCTGGAATCGATTGTCTCGCAACATAGTGCGTACCAGATCGTAGGACAGCACTTCGGGTCCGTATGGTCCCAGTGCGATCGGTGCCAACCGCTGCGCTGCCTGGAATTTCGGGTACAACTGCGCGGGTGTGGCAGTCGCGACGTCGTACTCGATGGTCGGCAAGCCCGCGTCGAACACACTCGGGCTAGCGGTGTTGACGGGCGCCATCGCCCCTCCCTATCAGGTTCGAGAATGCTCTAACCGACAGTCGACTGCCACTTCGTCTGACTTTAAACCCGGCGGGAGGCTCAGTCAAGCAGCTGTCAAACCTGTTGATTCCCAGCGCAACTCATTCATGTCTGCGCGGTAGGCGGTCGCGTGAGTACGTCGGCGACCTGCTCGCGAAGCAGATCGCGCCGCAGTTTGGCGGTAGCGGTCTTGGGCAGCTCGGCCATCATGACGAAGGCGCGAGGTCGTTTGAACGCGGCCAGCCCCTCGCGGCACCAGGCGACAAGGGAGTCGGCGTCGGCCCGATGGCCGGGCCGCGGCACGACGCAGGCGATCGGCTTTTCCAGACCGGACGCGTCGGCGGCAGCCACGACGGCCGCCTCGATGACGTCGGGATGCTGCAGCAACCGTTCCTCAACCTCTGCCGGCGACACCCAGATGCCGCCGGCCTTGAGCATGTCGCTGGAGCGGCCGAGCCAGCTGTACGTGCCGTCGGCGTTGCGCACGACGGCGTCGCCGGTGCGCAGCCAACCGTCCTCAAACACCTGCCGGGTGGCGTCGGCCCGGTTCCAGTAACCCGAGGCGATCGACCCGCCCTTGACATGCAGCATCCCGCGCGCGCCCGCGGCGTCGAT
This genomic interval carries:
- a CDS encoding MogA/MoaB family molybdenum cofactor biosynthesis protein; the protein is MRVDEPMSELGYTVAPMETGAELVVGRALVVVVDDRTAHGDEEDHSGPLVTELLTEAGFVVDGVVAVAADEVEIRNALNTAVIGGVDLVVSVGGTGVTPRDVTPEATVEILDREILGIAEAVRASGLSAGIIDAGLSRGLAGVSGSTLVVNLAGSRYAVRDGMATLNPLAAQIIGQLSSLEI
- the mscL gene encoding large-conductance mechanosensitive channel protein MscL; the protein is MLKGFKEFLARGNIVDLSIAVVIGTAFTALVTKFTDSIITPLINRIGVNQKSDVGILKISIGGGQTIDLNVLLSAGINFFLVAAVVYFLVVLPYNTFRKRGEVEQADDAQIVLLTEIRDLLAQTNGDSSSGRHGGTDTTPPPDFGPRADVESH
- a CDS encoding FmdB family zinc ribbon protein yields the protein MPTYSYACTECDNRFDVVQAFTDDTLTTCEKCSGRLRKLFNSVGVVFKGSGFYRTDSRESGKKTSSSTNGSASNGSSTNGSSESSGSGEKSGSSEKSTSSEKSTSSASTTAAASS
- the sepX gene encoding divisome protein SepX/GlpR, producing the protein MPSIPQSLLWISLVVLWLFVLVPMLVSKRDAVRRTSDVALATRVLNGGAGSRLLRRNGPAAGHRSDPDWQPEDAGDDELAETDDEHDAETEELSPAGAVVMRMPAAEPAEPDYLDVDVIEDSGALPAGVSAAAVEPELAPVAEDEHDDEAEHDHLDDEYEYVEDSSGLEPEADDEDPGVRERVVPASAQRRRRFDTKTAAAVTARKYAFRRKVLMVMAVVLVGSATAAFEITRTAWWVCGVATAITLLYLGYLRRQTKIEEKIRRRRTQRMTRARFGVENTRDRDYDVVPSRLRRPGAVVLEIDDEDPIFEHLDYAMPQQNFGWPRDLPRAVGQ
- a CDS encoding UTP--glucose-1-phosphate uridylyltransferase; amino-acid sequence: MSRPDEVPIPHTAIVPAAGLGTRFLPATKTVPKELLPVVDTPGIELVAEEAAAAGAARLVIITSEGKDGVVAHFVEDLVLEGTLEARGKKAMLAKVRRAPALIKVESVVQLEPLGLGHAIGCVEPVLAPDEDAVMVLLPDDLVLPGGVLETMSKVRAQYGGSVLCAIEVTPEEISAYGVFDVEAIPGAGNSDVLKVKGMVEKPKAKDAPSLYAAAGRYVLDRAIFDALRRIDHGAGGELQLTDAIELLIKEGHPVHVVVHRGSRHDLGNPGGYLKAAVDFALDRDDYGPELRRWLVARLGLNEQ
- a CDS encoding 5-formyltetrahydrofolate cyclo-ligase, which encodes MTTSTKAALREQLLAARSLVADDVRAGEARKLTEQLALAVSSGSTVCAYVPVGTEPGSVAMLDMLLRHSRRVLLPVARTTADGAPMPLRWAEYRPGELVRGRWGLLEPPEPWLSESALAEAEMVVVPALAVDRRGARLGRGRGYYDRSLAARNPQARLVAVVRDEEFVDELPADPHDVPMTHVITPERGVVTLRAADRARE
- the glp gene encoding molybdotransferase-like divisome protein Glp — translated: MRSVEEQQARITAAAVAPRPIRVAIAEAQGLLCAEEVVTERPLPGFDQAAIDGYAVRSVDVLGIGEVGADLSLDETGEPMADVDSPGGLVLPVMGTVEAGARTPSRLQPRQAVRVQTGAPLPTLADAVLPLRWTDGGTSKVRILRGAPSGAYVRRAGDDVQPGDVAVRAGTIIGAAQVGLLAAVGRERVLVHPRPRVSVMAVGGELVDISRTPSNGQVYDVNSYALAAAARDAGAEVNRVGIVPNNPQELGEIVQGQINRAEVVVIAGGVGGAAAEAVRVVLSELGEMEVVRVAMHPGSVQGFGQLGRDGVPVFLLPANPVSALVVFEVMVRPLIRLSLGKRQPMRRVVQARTLSPITSVAGRKGYLRGQLMRDQDSGEYLVQALGGAPGSSHLLATLAEANCLVVVPSGAEQIRTGEIVDVAFLAQRG
- a CDS encoding SAF domain-containing protein translates to MGEPSLNPALLQRISASLRPDWTRTVLARRVVAGGLVVLAGVAAVHSNPDGDRVDVVVATRDLTPGAALTPDDVRVEKRLATTLPDGSQADPGAVVGSMLAGPARRGEVLTDVRLLGSRLAELTAGPGARIVPLHLTDGALIDLVRAGDVVDVLAAPPTESQPGTQAISKVVATDAVVVLVSPKQKVRAADDDRVVLVALPARVANTVAGSVLGQAVTLTLH
- a CDS encoding S1C family serine protease: MTNDPRYSPPPQQPGYRSAPNQPAAPAYAPGPQQPYNQPYDWRYQQGQPSQPSQTSPYRRPYEPFGDTGAGAIPGGTGPGRIPGGTGPGPIPGGTGAGPIPGGTGTHRIPGMLPPMGPPRPEKRSRAGLLVAGALAIAVVSAGIGGAAATVVELGTHSTTASGGSGPSGATPGVPAANMPPGTVEQVAAKVVPSVVMLETDLGRASEEGSGVILSSDGLILTNNHVIAAAASPPKGPGGPASPTPGSPPPGSPPPAPGGPAPKTTVTFSDGRTAPFTVVGADPTSDIAVIRVQGVSGLTPIAMGSSSDVRVGQPVMAIGSPLGLSGTVTTGIISALNRPVSTTGESGNQNTVLDAIQTDAAINPGNSGGALVNLQGQLVGINSAIATLGSDSPDAQSGSIGLGFAIPVDQAKRIADELISTGKATHASLGVQVTSDKSTPGAKVVDVVAGGAASNAGVPKNVVVTKVDDRPISSADALVAAVRSKAPGDKVSLTFQDPGGGSRTVQVTLGKADQ
- a CDS encoding GNAT family N-acetyltransferase; its protein translation is MNLLRSDARHPGWPSSVGPLRVAAGVVRLRAVRMRDGAQWSRHRLADRAHLEPWEPTSDGDWALRHTVAAWPALCSGLRAEARNGRMLPYVIELDGQFCGQLTIGNVTHGALRSAWIGYWVPSSATGGGVATGALALGLDHCFGPVMLHRVEATVRPENVASRAVLAKVGFREEGLLRRYLEVDRAWRDHLLMAITAEEVYGSVASTLVRAGHARWA